Proteins from a genomic interval of Gordonia sp. SL306:
- the phoU gene encoding phosphate signaling complex protein PhoU yields MRTAYHEQLEVLNSILGEMCDLAGATMARATQALLQADLAVAEEVITDNDRMSELSARAEEQAFALLARQAPVAGDLRGIVSGFQIAADVDRMGALALHVAKVARRRHPAKALPEEVNGYFAEMGRLAVQLAETAREVLTTQNPEEAVRLQEDDDAMDDLHRHLFTVLMDREWSHGVAAAVDVTLLGRYYERFADHAVLIGRRVVFQATGQTPEQFLEVS; encoded by the coding sequence ATGCGTACCGCGTACCACGAGCAGCTTGAGGTGCTCAATTCGATCCTGGGCGAGATGTGTGACCTCGCCGGCGCGACCATGGCACGCGCCACCCAGGCACTGCTGCAGGCCGACCTCGCCGTCGCCGAGGAAGTGATCACCGACAACGACCGGATGAGCGAGTTGTCGGCCCGCGCCGAGGAACAGGCGTTCGCGCTGCTCGCCCGACAGGCCCCGGTGGCCGGTGATCTACGCGGGATCGTCAGCGGATTCCAGATCGCGGCGGACGTCGACCGGATGGGTGCTCTCGCCCTGCACGTGGCGAAGGTCGCACGGCGTCGCCACCCGGCCAAGGCGCTGCCCGAGGAGGTCAACGGCTACTTCGCCGAGATGGGCCGGCTCGCGGTACAGCTCGCGGAGACCGCGCGCGAGGTCTTGACCACACAGAACCCGGAGGAAGCAGTCCGTCTACAAGAGGACGACGACGCGATGGACGACCTGCACCGGCACCTGTTCACGGTCCTGATGGACCGGGAGTGGAGCCATGGGGTGGCCGCCGCCGTCGACGTCACTCTGCTCGGCCGCTATTACGAACGGTTCGCCGACCATGCGGTGCTCATCGGGCGACGGGTCGTGTTCCAGGCAACCGGGCAGACCCCGGAGCAGTTCCTCGAGGTCTCTTGA
- a CDS encoding LCP family protein, with product MSRKSSGPDEPSDEGSTPRRSRRAGRSGGANDFKEMFGDPPVNGGPSHGALHEPRGADRYVRGRTRLTVRELMEQMNAAGADAPSGQAQPGQSGKRPPRRSPEPQPPADENPTTVHRFGNLDEVPNANDVTQKIPTIPDAPDVDVDLSDDATRERVTEESRGQGSRARPLQPTPDLSDTIPPRSRPFRHPGPQDRRRNLSRNVTVTGRVMVAVACVMALVGTGFVWGYLQSWDGNWKTINAVNPDDSNIRKKDAQYGDENYLIVGTDTRTGQNGKVGAGTTADAEGARSDTVILVNVPANRSRVVAVSFPRDLQVDRPECQHWDNSAGTYGDPIPAETGVKLNSLYADGGPKCLVQAITQMSGLNINHFIAMDFYGFEKVVKSVGGVQVCSTSPLYDYELGQIIRKPGSQKLTGRRALNYVRARNIASEGTGDYGRIKRQQLFMSSLLRSTLSGNVLSNPNKLNSIVNTFIQYSFVDGVDTKSLLSLAESMQGIEAGRVTFLTIPTSGTTTDGLNNEIPRTEAINAIFNSIIDDDPLPGEKAKKKAASSASKSPSSSAAAPSSEAAPTKLSATAQSPGNVGVRVLNGTDRSGVASEVSDQLVSEGFDVRGVADASENRDETVIRYGAGEQDSAATLAKMFPGASIQQDPNVKSGVEVILGSNFDGSLDSTPATGSTISAQQLPALSASSGLPNDLAVTNAGDTTCS from the coding sequence TTGAGTCGTAAGTCATCGGGACCGGACGAGCCGTCCGACGAAGGCAGCACGCCTCGTCGTAGTCGGCGGGCCGGCCGCTCCGGTGGTGCCAACGACTTCAAGGAGATGTTCGGCGACCCACCGGTGAACGGTGGCCCCTCCCACGGCGCCCTCCACGAGCCACGCGGGGCCGATCGTTATGTCCGCGGCCGCACCCGGCTCACCGTGCGTGAGCTGATGGAGCAGATGAACGCGGCCGGAGCCGACGCGCCCTCCGGGCAGGCGCAGCCGGGACAGTCCGGAAAACGGCCGCCGAGGCGTTCGCCGGAGCCACAGCCACCCGCCGACGAGAATCCGACCACGGTCCACCGGTTCGGGAACCTCGACGAGGTTCCCAACGCGAACGATGTCACCCAGAAGATCCCGACCATTCCCGACGCCCCCGACGTCGACGTCGACCTCTCGGACGATGCGACGCGCGAACGCGTCACCGAGGAGTCGCGCGGGCAGGGCAGTCGCGCCCGGCCGTTGCAACCGACTCCCGACCTCTCCGACACCATCCCGCCGCGGTCGCGCCCGTTCCGACATCCCGGACCGCAGGATCGGCGCCGCAACCTCTCCCGAAACGTCACCGTCACCGGCCGTGTCATGGTCGCGGTCGCCTGTGTGATGGCGCTGGTCGGCACCGGCTTCGTCTGGGGCTACCTGCAGTCGTGGGACGGCAACTGGAAGACCATCAACGCGGTGAACCCGGACGATTCGAACATCCGCAAGAAGGATGCCCAGTACGGCGACGAGAACTATCTCATCGTCGGCACTGACACCCGTACCGGACAGAACGGCAAGGTGGGCGCAGGCACCACCGCCGACGCCGAAGGTGCGCGCTCGGACACCGTTATCCTGGTCAACGTGCCTGCCAATCGCAGTCGTGTCGTCGCTGTCTCGTTCCCCCGCGACCTCCAGGTCGACCGACCCGAATGCCAGCATTGGGACAACAGTGCGGGCACCTACGGAGACCCGATACCGGCCGAGACCGGAGTGAAGCTCAACAGTCTCTACGCCGATGGCGGACCGAAATGTCTGGTGCAGGCGATCACGCAGATGAGCGGCCTGAACATCAACCACTTCATCGCCATGGACTTCTACGGTTTCGAGAAGGTCGTCAAATCCGTCGGCGGCGTCCAGGTCTGTTCGACGTCCCCGCTCTACGATTACGAGCTGGGCCAGATCATCCGCAAGCCCGGAAGTCAGAAGCTCACCGGGCGCCGCGCGCTGAACTATGTCCGCGCCCGGAACATCGCGTCCGAGGGCACCGGTGACTACGGCCGCATCAAGCGACAGCAGCTGTTCATGTCGTCGCTCCTGCGTTCCACCTTGTCGGGCAACGTGTTGTCGAACCCGAACAAGTTGAACAGCATCGTCAACACCTTCATCCAGTACAGCTTCGTGGACGGTGTCGACACCAAGTCCCTGCTCAGCCTGGCCGAATCGATGCAGGGAATCGAGGCCGGACGCGTCACCTTCCTGACCATCCCGACCTCGGGCACCACGACGGACGGTCTCAACAACGAGATCCCGCGGACCGAAGCGATCAACGCGATCTTCAACTCGATCATCGACGACGACCCGCTGCCCGGTGAGAAGGCGAAGAAGAAGGCCGCGAGTTCGGCCAGCAAGTCGCCGTCGAGCAGTGCGGCCGCACCGTCGAGTGAGGCTGCACCGACCAAGCTGAGCGCGACCGCGCAGAGCCCCGGCAACGTGGGCGTCCGGGTCCTCAACGGGACCGACCGCAGCGGCGTGGCGTCGGAGGTCTCTGACCAGCTCGTGTCCGAGGGATTCGACGTCCGGGGCGTCGCCGACGCCTCGGAGAACCGCGACGAGACCGTCATCCGCTACGGCGCGGGTGAGCAGGATTCGGCGGCCACGCTGGCCAAGATGTTCCCCGGCGCGTCGATCCAACAGGACCCGAACGTCAAGTCGGGCGTCGAGGTGATCCTGGGTTCGAACTTCGACGGCTCCCTGGACTCGACCCCCGCCACGGGTAGCACCATCTCGGCCCAGCAGCTGCCGGCGCTATCGGCGTCGTCGGGCCTGCCGAACGATCTCGCGGTGACCAACGCGGGCGACACGACCTGTTCCTGA
- the dusB gene encoding tRNA dihydrouridine synthase DusB yields MSTPAPSISEGAGSASAALRIGSIELASPVVLAPMAGVTNVAFRTLCRELELARTGTVSGLYVCEMVTARALVERHPVTMHMTTFGPDESPRSMQLYTVDPENTYAAAKMIVDENLADHIDMNFGCPVPKVTRKGGGSAIPYKRNLFRRIVAAAVRATEGTSIPVTVKFRIGIDDEHHTHLDAGRIAAAEGAQAVALHARTASQRYSGTADWDEIARLKEHVTEVPVLGNGDIFEPVDAVEMMRHTGCDGVVIGRGCLGRPWLFAELAAELNGFTAPAAPNLGEVSQIIVRHGELLAAHHGEGKGMREIRKHVAWYLRGFPAGSDLRNRLALVNTLDELRELVGTLPADAEFPADGHGPRGRQGSPAKVALPDGWLDDPDEDIVPDGAEIMHSGG; encoded by the coding sequence TTGTCGACGCCGGCGCCCTCGATCTCCGAGGGCGCCGGTTCGGCGTCCGCTGCCCTGAGAATCGGCTCCATCGAGTTGGCGAGCCCGGTGGTTCTCGCCCCGATGGCCGGCGTCACCAACGTCGCCTTCCGCACCCTGTGCCGCGAACTCGAACTCGCCCGCACCGGCACGGTGTCGGGGCTCTATGTGTGCGAGATGGTCACCGCCCGCGCGCTGGTGGAACGCCACCCGGTCACGATGCACATGACGACGTTCGGACCGGATGAGTCGCCGCGGTCGATGCAGCTCTACACCGTTGACCCGGAGAACACCTACGCGGCCGCCAAGATGATCGTCGACGAGAATCTCGCCGACCACATCGACATGAATTTCGGCTGCCCGGTCCCCAAGGTCACCCGCAAGGGTGGTGGATCGGCAATTCCCTACAAGCGCAACCTGTTCCGGCGGATCGTCGCAGCGGCGGTGCGTGCCACCGAGGGCACCTCCATTCCGGTGACGGTGAAGTTCCGGATCGGCATCGACGACGAGCACCACACGCACCTCGACGCCGGGCGCATCGCCGCCGCCGAAGGCGCTCAGGCCGTCGCCCTGCACGCGCGCACCGCGTCACAGCGCTATTCGGGCACCGCGGACTGGGATGAGATCGCCCGGCTCAAGGAACACGTGACCGAGGTTCCGGTGCTCGGCAACGGTGACATCTTCGAACCGGTCGATGCCGTCGAGATGATGCGGCATACCGGCTGCGACGGCGTGGTGATCGGTCGCGGGTGCCTCGGACGGCCGTGGCTGTTCGCCGAACTCGCCGCCGAACTGAACGGATTCACGGCTCCCGCCGCCCCGAATCTCGGCGAAGTGTCGCAGATCATCGTCCGGCACGGTGAATTGCTCGCCGCACATCACGGCGAGGGCAAGGGTATGCGCGAGATCCGTAAGCACGTCGCCTGGTATCTGCGCGGTTTCCCGGCAGGCTCCGATCTCCGCAATCGTCTGGCTCTGGTGAACACCCTCGACGAGCTGCGCGAACTCGTCGGCACGCTGCCCGCCGACGCCGAATTCCCGGCGGACGGACATGGGCCTCGCGGTCGGCAGGGATCGCCCGCCAAGGTGGCGCTACCCGACGGCTGGCTCGACGACCCGGACGAGGACATCGTTCCCGACGGCGCCGAGATCATGCATTCGGGCGGCTGA
- a CDS encoding acyl-ACP desaturase: MARELTQLELLKELAPVAEDNVNRHLKIAKNWNPHDYVPWDEGKNFAALGGVDYDPEQSQLDEVAKAAMITNLLTEDNLPSYHRVIADNFSMDSAWGHWVGRWTAEENRHGIAMRDYLVVTRGVDPVALEEARMIHMTNGYDPMLAAAGRTEELEEYADELGILHSVAYVTFQELATRVSHRNTGKACNDPIADKMLQRIAADENLHMIFYRNICGAGMDISPDQTLRAVTDIVTNFQMPGAGMPNFRRHGVLMAKHGIYDLRQHLEEVIMPVLRKWKVFEREDFTSAGEKTREELAAFLEQLEKDTIRFEEMRDRSLAREAKKREQQAS, encoded by the coding sequence ATGGCACGCGAGCTGACCCAGCTTGAACTGCTCAAGGAGCTGGCACCGGTTGCCGAGGACAACGTCAACCGGCACCTCAAGATCGCCAAGAACTGGAACCCGCACGACTACGTGCCCTGGGATGAGGGCAAGAACTTCGCAGCGCTCGGCGGGGTCGATTACGACCCCGAGCAGTCGCAGCTCGACGAGGTCGCCAAGGCCGCGATGATCACGAACCTCCTCACCGAGGACAACCTGCCGTCCTACCACCGGGTCATCGCCGACAACTTCTCGATGGATTCGGCTTGGGGCCACTGGGTGGGACGCTGGACCGCCGAGGAGAACCGGCACGGCATCGCCATGCGCGACTACCTGGTGGTGACCCGCGGTGTCGATCCCGTCGCCCTCGAAGAGGCGCGGATGATCCACATGACCAACGGCTACGATCCGATGCTGGCGGCCGCCGGACGCACCGAGGAGCTCGAGGAATACGCCGACGAACTGGGCATCCTGCACTCCGTCGCCTACGTGACCTTCCAGGAGCTCGCCACCCGCGTGAGCCACCGCAACACCGGCAAGGCCTGCAACGACCCGATCGCCGACAAGATGCTGCAGCGCATCGCCGCCGACGAGAACCTGCACATGATCTTCTACCGCAACATCTGCGGTGCGGGCATGGACATCTCGCCCGACCAGACGCTGCGCGCGGTGACCGACATCGTCACCAACTTCCAGATGCCGGGCGCCGGTATGCCGAACTTCCGTCGCCACGGCGTGCTGATGGCCAAACACGGCATCTACGACCTGCGTCAGCACCTCGAAGAGGTCATCATGCCGGTCCTGCGGAAGTGGAAGGTCTTCGAGCGCGAGGACTTCACGTCCGCGGGCGAGAAGACCCGTGAGGAGCTCGCGGCCTTCCTCGAGCAGCTGGAGAAGGACACCATCCGCTTCGAGGAGATGCGCGACCGTTCACTCGCCCGCGAGGCCAAGAAGCGGGAGCAGCAGGCATCCTGA
- a CDS encoding nuclear transport factor 2 family protein encodes MSTFTHSELDEAFGQFQRTVAEIAVTRDWDRFAELFTEDADYVEHALGTMSGREEIRAWIWKTMTTFPGSHMTGYPSLWHVVDAPTGRVICEVDNPMRDPGDGTLITATNITILTYAGNGMWSREEDVYNPMEFGQAAMRWCEKSADLGTLDDDAARWMETIGVMFARRR; translated from the coding sequence ATGAGCACATTCACGCATTCCGAACTCGATGAGGCCTTCGGCCAATTCCAGCGAACTGTCGCCGAGATCGCCGTGACCCGTGACTGGGACCGGTTCGCCGAGCTGTTCACCGAGGACGCCGACTACGTCGAGCACGCCCTCGGCACGATGTCCGGCCGAGAGGAGATCCGGGCCTGGATCTGGAAGACGATGACCACCTTCCCCGGCAGCCACATGACCGGGTATCCCTCGCTCTGGCACGTGGTGGACGCGCCCACCGGTCGGGTCATCTGCGAGGTCGACAACCCGATGCGCGATCCAGGTGACGGAACGCTGATCACCGCGACCAACATCACCATCCTGACCTATGCAGGCAACGGGATGTGGAGTCGGGAAGAGGACGTCTACAACCCGATGGAGTTCGGGCAGGCGGCGATGAGATGGTGCGAGAAATCGGCCGATCTGGGTACCCTTGACGACGACGCGGCCCGTTGGATGGAGACCATCGGGGTGATGTTCGCTCGGCGTCGATGA
- a CDS encoding glutamate decarboxylase produces MEHHLKVDRNDVADLPVSANPLFTRRGEATEFPRFTLPETESLPETAYQIVHDEAMLDGNARQNLATFVGTWMDDHANRLYLESADKNMIDKDEYPQTAAIETRCWTMLANLWNAPDATKAIGTSTIGSSEAAMLGGMALKRRWAERRKAEGKPVGTPNLIMSSAVQVCWEKFCNFFEIEPRYVPISEEHPVLDGHDLASYVDENTIGVVPIMGVTYTGAYEPVTKIAAALDEIQANTGLDIPIHVDAASGGAIAPFLQPDLEWDFRVDRVASINMSGHKYGLVYPGIGWVVWRDASLLPESLVFRVSYLGGDMPTFAINFSRPGAQVLLQYYQFLRLGFEGYRAVQQNCQDVALSLSSQIGAMDQFVLRSDGSDIPVFAWQLAPGHSENWNLHHLSTQLRERGWQVPAYPLPDNLGDQWVQRIVVRNGLSHDLADLLMRDLRSSVEYLDSLDTPMPTPHATHGFHH; encoded by the coding sequence ATGGAACATCACCTGAAAGTCGATCGCAATGACGTCGCCGACCTTCCGGTCTCGGCGAACCCGCTGTTCACGCGACGTGGCGAGGCCACCGAGTTCCCCCGCTTCACCCTTCCCGAGACCGAATCGTTGCCGGAGACCGCCTATCAGATCGTCCACGACGAGGCCATGCTCGACGGCAATGCGCGCCAGAACCTCGCCACCTTCGTGGGAACCTGGATGGACGATCACGCCAATCGGCTGTATCTCGAGTCAGCCGACAAGAACATGATCGACAAGGACGAGTACCCACAGACTGCCGCAATCGAAACCCGTTGTTGGACAATGCTTGCCAACCTCTGGAACGCGCCAGACGCAACCAAGGCGATCGGTACGTCGACCATCGGTTCGTCGGAGGCGGCGATGCTCGGCGGAATGGCACTCAAACGTCGCTGGGCCGAACGTCGCAAGGCCGAGGGCAAACCCGTCGGCACCCCGAACCTGATCATGTCGTCGGCGGTCCAGGTGTGCTGGGAGAAGTTCTGCAACTTCTTCGAGATCGAACCGCGGTATGTGCCGATCTCCGAGGAGCATCCCGTCCTCGACGGACACGACCTCGCGTCCTACGTCGACGAGAACACCATCGGCGTCGTACCGATCATGGGTGTCACCTACACCGGCGCCTACGAGCCGGTCACCAAGATCGCCGCCGCCCTCGACGAGATCCAGGCGAACACGGGCCTCGACATCCCCATCCACGTGGATGCCGCCTCCGGCGGGGCCATCGCCCCGTTCCTCCAGCCCGATCTGGAATGGGACTTCCGCGTCGACCGGGTCGCGTCGATCAACATGTCCGGCCACAAATACGGCCTCGTCTATCCCGGCATCGGCTGGGTGGTCTGGCGGGACGCTTCGTTGCTCCCCGAGAGCCTGGTGTTCCGGGTGAGCTACCTCGGCGGCGACATGCCCACCTTTGCCATCAACTTCTCCCGTCCGGGCGCCCAGGTGTTGCTGCAGTACTACCAATTCCTCCGGCTCGGCTTCGAGGGCTACCGCGCCGTCCAGCAGAACTGCCAGGACGTCGCGCTGTCCCTGTCGTCCCAGATCGGCGCGATGGACCAGTTCGTGCTACGCAGCGACGGCAGCGACATCCCCGTATTCGCCTGGCAACTCGCTCCCGGCCACTCCGAGAACTGGAATCTGCACCACCTTTCCACTCAGCTGCGTGAGCGCGGATGGCAGGTGCCCGCCTACCCCCTGCCCGACAATCTCGGCGATCAGTGGGTGCAACGGATCGTGGTGCGCAACGGCCTGTCGCATGACCTGGCAGACCTCTTGATGCGCGACCTGCGTAGTTCGGTGGAATACCTGGACAGCCTCGACACGCCGATGCCGACGCCGCACGCCACGCACGGGTTCCATCACTGA
- a CDS encoding WS/DGAT/MGAT family O-acyltransferase, giving the protein MQRLSGLDASFLYLETRSQLMHVIGLIEIDPSTMPGGYSFPKLRDELERRIGAMPNFRRKLDNSLLNIDHPVWIEDEDFDIERHVHRVAVPAPGGEEQVAELCAHLAGQTLDRGKPLWELWVIEGLAQGKVAAMLRMHHAGVDGVTSADLLAELCTMTPEAPDLDADKMKETAGGSSRTTMALTGAVNYFVQRPIAMAKLLPETVGVPIEWFRRTRAKTAMPVPFQAPRTRFNAPITPHRSLAVTQLSLDDVKRVKNRFGVKINDVVLAITGGAMRSYLEQHDELPEQPLVAMVPVSVHGADESALVTGGTNKVTGMFTLLPSNLDDPVDRVEQASEMARKSKEHHADIDANILRAWAQFAPGTTMSTVMKLYGDRGLSLAHPPVFNVLVSNVAGPDFPLYFLGSRVTAVYPLGPIFHGLGLNITVFSADGHLNVGILACTDQAPDVQAIARAFDEQLKQLLERCD; this is encoded by the coding sequence ATGCAACGTCTCAGTGGGCTCGATGCGTCGTTTCTCTATCTCGAGACGAGGTCGCAGCTCATGCACGTCATCGGTCTCATCGAGATCGATCCGAGCACGATGCCGGGTGGGTACAGCTTCCCGAAGCTGCGCGACGAGCTCGAGCGGCGCATCGGCGCGATGCCCAATTTCCGTCGCAAACTGGACAATTCGCTGCTGAACATCGACCACCCGGTCTGGATCGAGGACGAGGACTTCGACATCGAACGTCACGTCCATCGTGTTGCGGTGCCCGCCCCGGGCGGTGAGGAGCAGGTGGCCGAGCTGTGTGCCCACCTCGCCGGCCAGACCCTCGATCGCGGCAAGCCGTTGTGGGAGTTGTGGGTCATCGAGGGCCTCGCACAGGGCAAGGTCGCCGCGATGCTCCGCATGCATCATGCCGGCGTGGACGGGGTGACCAGTGCGGACCTGCTCGCCGAACTCTGCACCATGACGCCAGAGGCACCGGATCTCGATGCGGACAAGATGAAAGAGACCGCAGGCGGATCGTCGCGGACCACGATGGCGTTGACCGGAGCCGTCAATTACTTCGTCCAGCGCCCGATCGCGATGGCCAAACTCCTCCCGGAGACCGTGGGGGTGCCGATCGAATGGTTCCGCCGCACCCGGGCGAAGACCGCCATGCCGGTTCCGTTCCAGGCGCCCCGGACCCGGTTCAACGCGCCGATCACACCTCACCGGTCACTCGCGGTCACGCAGCTCTCCCTCGACGACGTCAAGCGGGTCAAGAACCGTTTCGGCGTGAAGATCAACGACGTCGTGCTCGCCATCACCGGCGGTGCGATGCGCAGTTATCTCGAACAGCACGACGAACTCCCGGAGCAGCCGCTCGTCGCGATGGTGCCGGTGTCGGTACACGGAGCCGACGAGAGCGCGCTGGTGACCGGCGGCACCAACAAGGTGACCGGAATGTTCACGCTGTTGCCGTCGAATCTCGACGACCCGGTCGATAGGGTCGAGCAGGCATCGGAGATGGCGCGTAAGTCGAAAGAGCATCACGCCGACATCGACGCCAACATCCTTCGGGCGTGGGCGCAGTTCGCCCCGGGCACCACCATGTCGACGGTGATGAAGCTCTACGGCGATCGCGGACTGTCGCTGGCCCATCCGCCGGTGTTCAACGTCCTGGTCTCCAATGTCGCGGGCCCCGACTTCCCGCTCTATTTCCTGGGCTCACGGGTCACCGCGGTCTATCCGCTCGGGCCGATCTTCCACGGGCTGGGATTGAACATCACCGTCTTCTCCGCCGACGGCCATCTCAATGTCGGCATCCTCGCCTGCACCGATCAGGCCCCGGATGTCCAGGCGATCGCTCGAGCCTTCGACGAGCAGCTCAAGCAGTTGCTCGAGCGATGCGACTGA
- a CDS encoding NAD(+) synthase, with translation MSVYEHGFARVSGAVPTVSIADPARNAERTVDALRAAADDGAALVVFPELGLCGYSIDDLVQQDAVLDACLVGLRTVVEASTGLRPLIAVGLPLVVGDGLYNCAAIVHDGEVLGVVPKSYLPNYREFYEQRYFSAARDAAVTTATVLGAEVPFGPDLIFEADDLPGFAVHVEICEDGWVPIPPSTWAALAGATVLANLSGSPVTVGKESYRKSLCTSHSARCVAAHIYVAAGFGESTTDLAWDGDALISENGTLLARSEQFSMTDQRITADIDLDRLRQERMRMISLRDQVGDYAGDLKPLRRIRFRLGAIEEVDDTLRREVPRFPFVPADSADRDFRCREVGNIQVQGLAARLRATGIEKIVIGVSGGLDSTLALLVAVDTFDRLGLPRQNVLAYTMPGFATGTATLRRAHVLMDSLGVSGTELDIRPSCEQMLADLGHPYARGEKVYDVTFENVQAGERTSHLFRLANHHGAIVLGTGDLSELALGWCTYGVGDQMSHYNVNSSVPKTLIQHLIRWMITTSAYTQETTDTLAEILDDVISPELVPAGDDGAIQSTEDTVGPYELHDFFLYYLTRFGYRPAKIAYLAAQAWGDRERGAWSEMIVTQRRNQYDPTTIEQWLTVFLKRFMSNQFKRTAMPNGPKIGSGGSLSPRGDWRSPSDASSRAWLDSL, from the coding sequence GTGTCTGTCTACGAGCACGGATTCGCGCGGGTGAGCGGGGCGGTTCCGACCGTCTCCATCGCCGACCCGGCGCGCAATGCCGAACGAACGGTCGATGCACTCCGCGCTGCCGCCGACGACGGCGCCGCTCTGGTGGTGTTCCCCGAGCTCGGGCTCTGTGGGTACAGCATCGACGACCTGGTCCAGCAGGACGCCGTGCTGGATGCGTGCCTGGTCGGCCTGCGGACGGTGGTCGAGGCCAGCACGGGATTGCGCCCGCTGATCGCCGTCGGGCTGCCACTGGTGGTCGGCGACGGTCTCTACAACTGCGCGGCCATCGTCCACGACGGGGAGGTCCTCGGCGTCGTACCGAAGTCGTATCTGCCGAATTACCGGGAGTTCTACGAGCAGCGATACTTCTCCGCAGCGCGCGACGCCGCCGTCACCACCGCCACGGTGCTGGGCGCGGAGGTGCCGTTCGGTCCGGATCTCATCTTCGAGGCCGACGACCTCCCCGGCTTCGCCGTGCACGTGGAGATCTGCGAGGACGGCTGGGTGCCCATCCCCCCGAGCACCTGGGCGGCCCTCGCGGGCGCAACGGTCTTGGCGAACCTGTCCGGCAGCCCGGTCACCGTGGGCAAGGAATCGTACCGGAAGTCGCTGTGCACCAGCCATTCCGCCCGGTGCGTTGCCGCGCACATCTACGTGGCCGCGGGATTCGGCGAGTCGACCACCGACCTCGCCTGGGACGGCGACGCGCTGATCTCGGAGAACGGCACCCTCCTGGCCCGCAGCGAACAGTTCTCGATGACCGATCAGCGCATCACCGCCGACATCGATCTGGATCGGCTCCGGCAGGAGCGGATGCGGATGATCAGCCTGCGTGACCAGGTGGGCGACTATGCCGGCGATCTGAAACCGCTGCGCCGCATCCGGTTCCGACTCGGCGCCATCGAGGAGGTCGACGACACCCTGCGCCGTGAGGTGCCGCGATTCCCGTTCGTCCCCGCCGATTCGGCCGATCGCGACTTCCGCTGCCGCGAGGTCGGGAACATCCAGGTGCAGGGTCTGGCGGCTCGGCTGCGAGCCACCGGGATCGAGAAGATCGTCATCGGCGTCTCCGGCGGCCTCGACTCGACGTTGGCATTACTGGTCGCCGTCGACACCTTCGATCGCCTCGGCCTGCCGCGGCAGAACGTCCTCGCGTACACGATGCCCGGATTCGCCACCGGCACCGCGACATTACGTCGCGCCCACGTGCTGATGGACTCGCTCGGGGTGAGCGGCACGGAACTCGACATCCGTCCGTCCTGCGAACAGATGCTCGCCGACCTCGGGCATCCCTACGCCCGCGGCGAAAAGGTCTACGACGTCACGTTCGAGAACGTCCAGGCAGGCGAGCGGACGTCGCACCTATTCCGGCTGGCCAATCACCACGGCGCCATCGTGCTCGGCACCGGCGATCTCTCCGAACTCGCACTGGGCTGGTGCACCTACGGTGTCGGCGACCAGATGTCGCACTACAACGTCAACTCGTCGGTACCGAAAACCCTGATCCAACACCTCATCCGGTGGATGATCACGACCAGTGCCTACACGCAGGAGACCACCGACACCCTCGCCGAGATCCTCGACGACGTGATCTCCCCCGAGTTGGTCCCGGCCGGTGACGACGGCGCGATCCAGAGCACCGAGGACACCGTCGGACCGTACGAACTGCACGACTTCTTCCTGTACTACCTGACCCGATTCGGTTATCGCCCGGCGAAGATCGCCTACCTGGCGGCACAGGCATGGGGCGACCGTGAACGCGGCGCGTGGTCGGAGATGATCGTCACCCAGCGGCGCAATCAGTACGACCCGACGACCATCGAGCAATGGCTCACCGTCTTCCTCAAGCGGTTCATGAGCAATCAGTTCAAGCGCACCGCGATGCCCAACGGTCCGAAGATCGGTTCCGGCGGGTCGCTGTCGCCGCGTGGCGACTGGCGGTCGCCGTCCGACGCGAGCTCACGGGCCTGGCTCGACAGCCTGTGA